Part of the Neisseria subflava genome is shown below.
GGTTTCCGCAATGGTAGAGGACACCAAGCCGAAAATACCCAGCGGCGCAAAACGGATAATCCATTTCACAACGGTCGAAACGGTATCGGCCAAATCGGCCGCCACTTGGCGGGTCGTATCCGAACCGTGATGGCGCAAAGCCGCACCCAATATCAGGGCCCAAGCCAAAATGCCGATATAGTTGGCATTGGCCAGCGCGTTAATCGGGTTGGCCACCAAATTCATCAGCAGCGTTTTCAACACTTCGATAATGCCGGAAGGCGGCGCAACGGATACATCGCCGGCCGCACGCAGAATCAGCGTAGTCGGGAATGCCATACTGGCAATGACTGCCACCACGGCCGCGGCAAACGTACCGAAAATATACAAAATTAAAATCGGTTTGATGTGGGCCTGATTGCCTTTTTGGTGTTGCGCAATGGCGGCAGTCACCAAAACAAATACCAAAATCGGTGCAATAGCCTTAAGCGCACCGACAAACAGGCTGCCCAGCAGTCCTGCGCTGATACCGACTTGCGGCGCAACTGCGCCCACAAGAATACCTAAAACCAAGCCGATGGCGATTTGCACCACCAGGCTGACGCTGTTGATCGCGTTTAAAAGCGGATTGCCACTTGCCATATCCGTTCCTTCAATTTAAAGATATGTTAAAAAAGTCTTACATTCTAAAATAAAAAATCATTTGTCGGCGAGGTTTTCATGCACACCTCACAAAAACAGCATTAAAGTTTAGCATTTATGACACAGTTGGCACTTTATACCAAAAATACAGTCAAACCCGCTCAAACCCTACTTTAAAGTATGCCCATACCGTTGCTTTACTTCTCTATATCTTGCTTTCAGACGGCCTGAAATCTGCGCCATAAGGCCGAATACAAAGGCAACTTCATCAATCAAAATACAAAAACATAAATATTACAATCAGATAGAAACAAACCAAAATCCGCCCTTACGTCACATTTTGCAACATTATCGCGCTAAATTTCCGTTTATAACCATAGCCTGAAACCTTGCAGAAATAATGTTAAAATCCCCAAACTGAAGAATTGTCGCTGTCGAACACACATCATGACCAAACTGACCTACCCTGTTTTATTTGCATCATTGGCGCTCGCCTACGGACACGCGTTGGCAGTAGATACTTCCGTTCCCAAAGCGGAAGACTACGAAGCTGTTCCCGAATCCGAAATGCCCAAGCAGCCCAAAGACGACCAAACAGGCAAACTCAAGCCCAAATTCCCCGTCAAAATCGACACCCAAGACAGCGAAGTCAAAGAAATGCTTGAAGAATACCTGCCGCTGATTACCCAGCAGCAGGAAGAAGAGCTGGATAAAGAGCAGGTCGGCTTCCTCGCCGAAGAGGCACCCGACAACGTCAAAACCATGCTCCGGACCAAAGGCTACTTCAACAGCAACGTCAATATTCAAGACCACGGCGAGAGCTACACCGTCAACGTCACCACCGGCCCACGCACCAAAGTCGACAACGTCAGCGTGGCCATCCTCGGCGACGTATTGAATGACGACAACTTGGCCGAATACTACCAAAATGCGATGGAAAACTGGCAGCAGCCCGTCGGCGAAAACTTCGACCAAGACGGCTGGAGTGCAAGTAAAACCTCCGTACTCAGCGCGGTAACACGCAAAAAATATCCATTGGCAAAACTCACCACCACCCAAGCCACCATTAATCCCAATACCCAAAAAGCCGACTTGAACGTCATCGTGGAGAGCAACCGCCCCATTTACTTTGGCGATTTCCAAATCACCGGCACACGCCGCTACCCTGAGAGCGTGGTTTCTGGCATGGCGCGTTTCCACCCCGGTTCGCCTTACGACTTGGACAAAATCCTCGACCTGCAACAGGCGCTAGAACAAAACGGCCACTATTCCGGCGCGTCCGTACAAGCCGACTTCGACCAACTGCAAGGCGACCGCGTTCCCGTCAAAATCAACGTGACCGAAGTCAAACGCCACAAACTGGAAACCGGTATCCGCTACGACTCCGAATACGGAATCGGCGGCCGCATCGCCTACGACTATTACAACCTCTTTAACAAGGGCTACATCGGTTCCATCGTTTGGGACATGGACAAATACGAAACCACGCTGGCCGCCGGTATCAGCCAACCGCGCAACAACCGCGGCAACTACTGGACCAGCAACGTTTCCTACAACCGCTCGACCACGCAAAACCTTGAAAAACGCGCCCTGAGCAGCGGCATTTGGTATGTCCGCGACCGCAACAATATCGATGCCCGGTTCGGCCTCGAATTCATTACCGAAGACCGTAAAGTCCCCGACACCAGCTACGATTTGGGCCGAAGCCATGCCACCATGCTGACCGCCTCATGGAAACGGCAAAGCATCGAAACCGAGCTGCATCCTCAAAACGGCTACTACCTCGACGGCAAAATCGGCTCGACCTTGGGCAAATTCCTCTCCTCCACCCAAATGGCACGTGCCACGGCACGCGCAGGCTATTTCTTCACGCCTGAAAACAAAAAACTCGGTACGTTCATCGTACGCGGACAGGCAGGCTATGTTTATGCCCGCGAAGGCGAAGAAGTGCCGTCCAGCCTGATGTTCCGCACCGGCGGCGCAACTTCTGTACGCGGTTACGAACTCGACAGCATCGGCTTGGCCGGCCCCAACGGCTCCATCCTGCCGCAACGCGCCTTGGTGGTCGGCAGCCTCGAATATCAATTCCCGGTCACCAAAAGCTTCTCCGGCGCCATCTTCCACGATGTCGGCGATGCGGCAAGCAACTTCAAACACATGACCTTAAAACACGGTACCGGCTTGGGCGTGCGCTGGTTCAGCCCGGTTGCGCCGTTCTCCTTCGACATTGCCTACGGCCACCATGACAAAAAAATCCGCTGGCACATCAGCTTAGGCACAAGATTTTAACAAACATACACCATCCATTCTTTCAGACGGCCTCAGCCATTCCAGGCCGTCTGAACAACAGACAAACAGAAAAATATCATGACCGATACTGCAAACACTTCCACGCCGTCTGAACAACAGCCCGCCCCGCCAAAGCGCAAAAAACGCCTGTTGCGCGGCCTTGTCCTGTCCGCCTTGGGCGTATTGACCGTTTCCGCCGGCGCGATCGGCTGGCTGGTCGGTACGGAATCGGGTTTGCGTTTCGGTTTGTACAAAATCCCGTCATGGTTCGGCGTCAAAATCTCTTCGGATACGCTGAAAGGCACGCTGATTGACGGGTTTGAAGGTGACAAATGGTTGATTGAAACAGAAGGTGCGGATGTCAAAATCAGCAGCTTCCGCTTTGATTGGAAACCGTCCGAACTGACCCGTCCGTCCTTGCACATTACCGAAGTCGTGGCCGGCGACATCGCCATCGTGACCAAACGCACGCCGCCCAAAGAAGAAGAGCCTTCAAAAGGCCTGCCCGACAGCATAGACCTGCCCGTTACCGCCTATCTCGACCGTTTGGAAACCGGCAAAATCAGCGTGGGCAAGCGTTTTGACAAGCAGACCGTCTATCTCGACCATCTGCACGCAGCCTATCATTACGACAAAAAAGAACACCGCCTCCACATCAAAACTGCCGATACGCCATGGAGCAGCTCGACAGGCGCGGTGGTGCTCGGTTTGAACAAACCCTACGTCCTCAATACCGCCATCTACACCAAAGGCCAGCTTGAGGGCGAAACCATACACAGCACGGTGCGCCTGTGGGGCAGCCTGCAAGACGTGTATACCGACCTGCTGCTCGACGGCGACAACGTTCATTTGTCTGCCAAATCCACCATCCACCCATTCGCCGACAGCCTCAACGAAACCGTTGGCGAAATCCTGGTTAAAGGTTCCAACATCAATCCGCAGGCCTTCCTGCCCAGCCTGCCCAAAGCGCGCCTGAATTTCGATGCCACCACCATTCCGTCCTTTACAGACGGCGTTGCGCTGGAAGGCTCGATTGACTTGGAAAACGACCAAGCCGGTTTTGCCGATGAAAATCATATCCCCGTCAAACGCATCCTCGGCGAATTCATCGTCGACGATAAAGGCACGGTCATGATTGAAGACATCGGCGTCGACCTGCTCAAAGACGGCAGCATCGATGTATCCGGATCAATCGATACCGCCCAAGACCAGCTCAAACTCGCACTGGGCATCAACAATACCGGCGCAGACGACTTTGTCCGTCAAAACATCGCAGGCCGTCTGAACGGCAGTATCGACGTCAAAGGCGAAACCTCCTCCCCCGTTGTCAACTGGAATCTCGACAGCGGATTTGCGCGTACAGACGGCATGCTGTTTCTCCAAACCGACAAACAGCTCGGCCAGCGCACGCTCAAGCTCGACAAAGTCCGCCTGGTTCCGCAAAACGGCGGCGAACTCAATGCCAAAGGCTCGCTCGAACTCTTCAAAGACCGCAAACTGCAACTGGACATTGTCAGCAAAGCCTTCAACCCTGCGCGCATCGATCCGCAGCTTCCGCAAGGCAGCGTCAACGGCAACATCAACTTAACCGGCATACTGGCGCAAGAAAAATTCGCCGGCAAAATGCAGTTTGCACCGAGTACGCTCAACGGCGTTCCGCTCAGCGGCAAAGCCGACGTCGCCTATGAAAACAAACACCTCGCGCGCGCCCTGACCGACCTGACCCTTGGCAACAACATCGTCAAAACCAACGGCAGCTTCGGCAAAAAAGGCGACCACCTCAACCTCAATATTACCGCCCCCGATTTGTCGCGTTTCGGCTTCGGCTTGGGTGGCCTGCTCAACGCGCGCGGCTACATCTCCGGCAGCTTTTCAGACGGCCTCAAAACCCTTGAAGCCGATTTGAACGGCGAAGCGCGCAACTTCAAAGTCGCCGATACCGTCAACATCCGCACCCTCGACTTCAAGCTCAAAGGTTCGCCAGATACCAACCGTCCGTTGAGTGCCGATATTAAAGGCGAACACATCGCCGTCTCCGGCGGTGCGGCCCTGATCGACAACGTCAACCTGCTCATCAGCGGCACAGGATCGCACCACCACATCCGAGGTAACAGCAGCATGGCGGTGGACAACAAACGCTACAAACTCGACCTCGACGCCACCGGCGGCCTCAACAAAGACCAAACCCAATGGAAAGGCACGGTCGACACGCTCGACATCAACGGCGCGTTCAACCTCAAACTGCAAAACCGCCTCAACCTCGAAGCCGGTAGCGAACGCGTTTCCCTCAGCAGCGCGCGCTGGGCGGCCATGGGCGGCAACCTCAACCTGCAAAATTTCGTTTGGGACAAGAAAGCCGGCATTACCAGTAAAGGCAGCGCACAAAATCTGCACATTACCGAATTACACAACTTCTACACTCCGCCTATCGAACACAACCTCGTCTTGGGCGGCGACTGGGATTTGGCGTACAGTCAAAACGCGCGCGGCTTTCTCAACATCAACCGTCAAAGCGGCGACATCATCCTGCCGAGCAAAGACCCGAAAAACAAACAGCCTTTGGGACTTTCCGCGCTCGCCCTGCGCACCCGTTTCCAAAACGGTCGCATCGACAGCACGCTGGAAGGCAACACCCGCTTCGGCAAAGTTGACGGCACGCTCGGCATCGCCCAGCAGTTCGGCAACAACATCAACAACGCCCCTGTCAGCGGCAAAGTCAATATCAGCGTTCCCGATTTAGGCTCGCTCAAATCCTTTATGCCGGCGACAGCCCAAGGCATTGCAGGCCGTCTAAACGCGACCGCCACCATCGGCGGCCGACTCGGTTCGCCTACCGTCAACAGCAACCTCGACCTCCAAACCAATTATGGCCGGGCCGACGGTACCGTCAACATCGGTCAAGGCACCAGCTTCGATACCGCCCCTCTGAGCGGCAAACTCAACCTGAACGTTGCCAACCTCGAAGTCTTCCGTAACTTCCTACCCGTCGGCCAAACCCTCAAAGGCCGTCTGAACGCCGCCGTCAACTTGGCAGGCCGTCTGAACGATCCGCAACTGAGCGGCCTGATTAACGGCGACAACCTCTATTACCGCCATCAAACCCAAGGCCTGATTCTCGACAACGGCGTATTGCGTTCACGCCTGCAGGGTCAAAAATGGGTCATCGACAGCCTCAAATTCCACCGTGGCGGCACGATTGAGCTCAAAGGCGCGGTCAACCTTGCCAACGCCAACCCCGATGTCGACGTGGACATCGTCTTCGACAAATACCGCACCCTCTCGCGTCCAAACCGCCAACTGCAGCTCTCCGGCGCGGCCAAAGTCCTCTACAATCCGGAAAAAGGCGTATCGCTCAACGGCACGCTCAACACCGACTACGGCAGGTTCGGTTCACAAAAATCCTCCATGCCGACCCTCGATGACGACGTGGTCGTACTGGGCGAAACCAAAAAAGAAGCAACGGCCACCACGCCGATTAATATGAACCTTGTCTTGAACATCAACGACAATGTCCGTTTTGTCGGCTACGGCGCAGACGTTACTATCGGTGGCAAACTGGCCATCACGTCCCGTCCGGGCGAAGCCGTCCAAGGCGTCGGTACCGTGCGCGTTGTCAAAGGCCGCTACAAAGCCTACGGCCAAGACCTCGACATCACCAAAGGATCGGTTTCCTTTGTCGGCCCGCTGACCAATCCAAACCTCAACATCCGTGCCGAACGCCGTCTCTCCCCGGTCGGTGCAGGTGTCGAAGTCCTCGGCAGCCTCAACAATCCGCGCGTAACCTTGGTTGCCAAAGAAGCCATGAGTGAAAAAGACAAACTCTCCTGGCTCATCCTCAACCGTGCCAGCAGCGGCAGCGACGGCGACAATGCCACGCTCTCTGCGGCCGCCAGCGCACTGCTTGCCGGCCAAGTCAACGACCGCATCGGCCTTGTCGATGATTTGGGCTTTACCAGCAAACGCAGCCGCAATGCCCAAACAGGCGAGCTCAACCCTGCCGAACAAGTCCTGACCGTCGGCAAACAGCTCACCAACAACCTCTACGCAGGTTACGAATACGGCATCTCTAGCGCCGAACAATCCGTCAAACTCGTGTACCAACTGACCCGCGCCATCCAAGCCGTTGCCCGCATCGGCACGCGCTCCTCCGGCGGCGAGTTGAAATACACCATCCGCTTTGACAACTGGTTCGGCAAAGACGAACCCGAGCCGGAAGAACAACACTAAAAGCCGTGAAAAAGGCCGTCTGAAATTCATCTTTCAGACGGCCTTTATCTTGTTCTACCGTATTAGAATCTTCAGCCATGCCTCAAAAAACAAAGGTCAACGGCGCAAGTTTAAAAATAAATGCAGCTAAAAAAGTGAACGGCAAACCATAGCTTATTCAAGGTTAGCGATAAATCAAACAGATACAAAAAGGCCGTCTGAAACTGACAGGGGCAGGTTTCAGACGGCCTTTTTTGAATCATCGAAACATCTTGTGCATGGCGTTGCTGATTAATTCGAGCTGTTTCTTATATTCGCGGCAACGGGGACAGAGCGACAGGTGCACGGCAAGGGCAATGCGGTTAAAAAGACTGAGACGCACTTGGTCTTGCTGTTTGGAAATCAGATCGGTTATTTTGCGGCATTTTTTCATGGCGTTTTCCTGTCAGGCATGGGAGAACCATTTGATTTGCAGGCACTGGCGCAAGGTTTCGCGCGCGCGGTGCATGATGGTGTGATAGTTGGCATGGCTGATGCCGCATTGCTCGCGGATTTCATCGCTTGAAAAACCGAGAATTTCTTTCATGGTAAACACGCGAGCGGTGTTTTCCGGCAGATGGTAGAGGCAGGTCTGTAAAACTTGGTAGAACTCTTTATTGTTCAAACTGGCTTCGGGCGAGTCCCAACCCTGAGGTTGTCCTTCATCCGTCCAATGCCCATCAGCGGCAAAATGTCCTTCAAAGGCTTCATCCAAGGCTTCCTCGTCGCGCGTGACGAAAACTTGGCGTTGCCGTCCGATTTGGCGCAGGCAGTCGGTAATTTTGTTTTTTAAGATTGCAAACAGCCAGCTGCTCACTTGGGCGTCGCCTTTGAAACCCTCGGCTGCACGGTAGGCAGAAAGCATGGTTTCCTGTACGAGGTCTTCCGCCAAATCGGGGCGGTCGGGCAGCTGGATATGGGCAAAGCGCAGTAGCAGTTTACGGGATTCGGCAAGCTCGGCATCGGTCAGTTCGGGTAGGGCCATAATGTATCAGTATGAAATGAATGATCAATATGCTTCTGATTTTACGCTGATACGGAAAGAGCATGCGATTGAATCTATAAACGATTTCAGTAGTATTTTTGTTTCGCCGAAACCGACTGCGCCCGTTTCAGACGGCCTTGGTTTATGCCGCAACCAAAATGCCCTGTTCCAGCCATTCCGCCCATTTCTGCCTTAATGCGTCCTGCCAAACGTTTTCAGACGGCATGAACTCTGCCAGCATGGTTTGCAGGCCGTTTAGGGAAGTGGGCGTTTCTGCCAGCGTTTCCAGCAATAAGGCATCGAAATCGTCGAGCGTTTGATACATCACGTCGTCTTCCTTATCGCGCCACACCAAAACGGCGGTTTCCGCCTCCTGCAATTCGTCCGTCACATCATACTGATAACGGCGCACAAAGGCGGCGGGAGAAAGGGTGTAAGCCAAATCGTCTGAATCGGCAGGCGAGGCTTCGCTGTCGGTTTGAGCGGTTTCGGCGAGCAGCTGGGTGTGTTCAAAGTCCATCAAGGCCAAGAGGTCGTCTGAAAGCGGCAGGCTTTGGCAATATCGGAGGAACTCGCCGGGGATTTCTTGAAAATAGGGCGTTTGGGCACATGCGTCGCGGACGAAACCTTCTTTCAGACGGCCCCATTCTTCGCTGTCAAAGTATTGCAGCGTTTCGGTATAACAACGGTCGATAAAGCTGTGAATATTGTTGCGTATCAGTCGGATATAGACATTCAGGCGCTCTCGCGGCAATCCGTCTGCGGCTTTGCCTTCGCGTATGGCTTTGGCAAAGCGGTGTTGGTATTGGGCGGAAGTTTCAGGCTGCACGGCGGTATTCCTTTCCGGCACGCATTTGATAGTCGGCGATTTTGGCGACTTCGGCTTCGAGTTCGGCAAAAGGCGGAAAATTGAAATCGCGTTCCAACAGGGTGGGCGGAATCGTCGGCAGTTTGGCATAGGCCAGTTCGAGCAAATCCCAAACAGTCGGCAATACCGCCGCACCATGCGTATCAATCAACAATTCCGGCGTTTCCACGTCATGTCCGGCAATATGGATATAGCACACGCGCTCTGCGTCCACATTCTCTAAAAAGGCTTCAGGCGACAACAGGCCGTGATTGACGGCGTTGACATAGATATTGTTCACATCCAAATGAATGCCACAATCGGCTTCACGGGCAACCGCGTTGAGGAACTCGACCTCATTCATTTCGGCAAGCGGAGAATGCAGGTAGTAGGAGGTGTTTTCTACGGCGATGCGGCAGCCCAACCGGTCTTGCACTTCGCGGATACGCCGCGCTGTATGTTGCACCATTTCTTCAGTGAAAGGCAGCGGCAACAAATCGTAAAGATGACCGCCGTCGTGGCAATAGCTCAAATGGTCGGAGAAAAATGTGCAGTCATAACGGCGCATCATTTCTTTGATTCCGTCTATTAAATCGGTATCCAGTGGGGCTTGTCCGCCCAACGACATGGATAATCCGTGCAATGCCAGCGGCAGCCGTTCCGCCACGCGGTCAAACTGTTTGCGCGCCCTGCCGCCCATTTTCAGCCAGTTTTCGGGGGCGGCTTCGATAAAGCGTATCGGGCTGTCATCTGAAAGCGAGAGGAAGTCTTCCGCCAAGTCGCGGCGGTAGCCCAAGCCTGCGTGTTGAATCATGGTGATGTCCTGTTATGGTGCCGTATGAACGACAAAGTCGCATTTTCGTTTGTAAAATGCGACTTTGTTAAAGGTATATTGCAGGATTATTTAGAACCGCATTTACCTTCGCCGCATTTACCTTCTACTACTTTGGCAGCTTTGGCTTTAGATGCTTTGCCTTTTTTGGCGTGTGCTTTTTTCATGGCCGCGCCGCAAGAACCTTCACCGGCTTTGGCAGCCGCGCCGCAACTACCTTCGGCAGCTTTAACAGTTTTCTCAACAGCCACGTCGCTGGCGGCTTTATCAGCGGCAACAACACCGGCAGCCAGAGACAGGGACAGTGCACCGGCCAGAGCAGCAGCTACATTTTTTTTCATTTCAACTTCCTTTTTAAAATATGGGTTTAAAAACAAATCAAGGGATAATATCGGGCATTTAAAGTCGGCCCGCGACCATTAATCCTTAAAGATAATCCTTAAAGAAAATGCTTGATACGGCAACAGCGTTTCTTCAGCAGGGCATCCAAAGACAGACGGCCTGCGCCCTGCAATAGGACAGGAAATAAAACCACCAAATAAATCAGTGCTATTTTATAACCGTTGTCGCACACATTGTAACCCAAGCCGGCATGTACCGCAGACCATGCGACAGCCGTTACGACCATCAATCCCAGCGCGGACAGCCGCGTTGCCAAGCCGACGATGAGCAGCGCAGGCAAAACCAGTTCCGCCCACATGGCCAAATTCCAGTTGACCGTATCCGACAACAAATTGAACGGAAAGGGAAATTGACTGTTTATTTCTGCAAACCAGTTTTCCCCGTTCCATTTTTCCAAACCGGACTCAAGAAATTCATACGCGGCAAAAAGCCTGAGCGTCAACAAACCGAAAGCAGCCTGCCAAGAGGGGTTGGATGAGGTGTTCATTTATTTTCCTAATCAATGTGTGTTGAATGGGATGGGACGAAAAATCAATCGGCACCATCCCATATTTCATGCCTGTTTAGACGCGGCAGCTTTAAAAAACTGACGAAACAAATGAAGATATCTTCTTATTCATTGTTTTATAAAGATTAAAAATTCAAAAGGCCGTCTGAAACACCATGCTTGATTGGGTTTCAGACGGCCTTTAATGATGAACGCGGTCAATCAATCCGCTTGTTTACACAATTCGACAATTTCTGCGCCGTATTTGTCGATTTTCTCCTCATTCATGCCGTGGATTTCCGCCAACTCCGCCAAATCTTGCGGCCGTCGGGCGGCAATCGCGCGCAGGGTAACTTTGCTGCATATCTGATAGGCTTCGAGGCCTTCATGGCGGGCAGTATCGATGTTCCACTGAAGCAGGCAGCGCATCAATCGGCGTTTGCGTTTGTCCTCTTCACTCAGGCCGTCTGAAAACGGGCGGCAGATGTTTAAAATGCCCTCGCCGT
Proteins encoded:
- the sstT gene encoding serine/threonine transporter SstT — encoded protein: MASGNPLLNAINSVSLVVQIAIGLVLGILVGAVAPQVGISAGLLGSLFVGALKAIAPILVFVLVTAAIAQHQKGNQAHIKPILILYIFGTFAAAVVAVIASMAFPTTLILRAAGDVSVAPPSGIIEVLKTLLMNLVANPINALANANYIGILAWALILGAALRHHGSDTTRQVAADLADTVSTVVKWIIRFAPLGIFGLVSSTIAETGFEALAGYMQLLAVLLGCMLFIALVVNPIIVWSQIRSNPFPLVFTCLRESGVYAFFTRSSAANIPVNMALAKKLGLHEDTYSISIPLGATINMAGAAITITVLAMAAAHTQGITVDFATALLLSLVATVSACGASGVAGGSLLLIPLACSLFGIDNDVAMQVVAVGFIIGVIQDSAETALNSSTDVLFTAAADLGRQRKE
- a CDS encoding autotransporter assembly complex protein TamA, translated to MTKLTYPVLFASLALAYGHALAVDTSVPKAEDYEAVPESEMPKQPKDDQTGKLKPKFPVKIDTQDSEVKEMLEEYLPLITQQQEEELDKEQVGFLAEEAPDNVKTMLRTKGYFNSNVNIQDHGESYTVNVTTGPRTKVDNVSVAILGDVLNDDNLAEYYQNAMENWQQPVGENFDQDGWSASKTSVLSAVTRKKYPLAKLTTTQATINPNTQKADLNVIVESNRPIYFGDFQITGTRRYPESVVSGMARFHPGSPYDLDKILDLQQALEQNGHYSGASVQADFDQLQGDRVPVKINVTEVKRHKLETGIRYDSEYGIGGRIAYDYYNLFNKGYIGSIVWDMDKYETTLAAGISQPRNNRGNYWTSNVSYNRSTTQNLEKRALSSGIWYVRDRNNIDARFGLEFITEDRKVPDTSYDLGRSHATMLTASWKRQSIETELHPQNGYYLDGKIGSTLGKFLSSTQMARATARAGYFFTPENKKLGTFIVRGQAGYVYAREGEEVPSSLMFRTGGATSVRGYELDSIGLAGPNGSILPQRALVVGSLEYQFPVTKSFSGAIFHDVGDAASNFKHMTLKHGTGLGVRWFSPVAPFSFDIAYGHHDKKIRWHISLGTRF
- a CDS encoding translocation/assembly module TamB domain-containing protein, which translates into the protein MTDTANTSTPSEQQPAPPKRKKRLLRGLVLSALGVLTVSAGAIGWLVGTESGLRFGLYKIPSWFGVKISSDTLKGTLIDGFEGDKWLIETEGADVKISSFRFDWKPSELTRPSLHITEVVAGDIAIVTKRTPPKEEEPSKGLPDSIDLPVTAYLDRLETGKISVGKRFDKQTVYLDHLHAAYHYDKKEHRLHIKTADTPWSSSTGAVVLGLNKPYVLNTAIYTKGQLEGETIHSTVRLWGSLQDVYTDLLLDGDNVHLSAKSTIHPFADSLNETVGEILVKGSNINPQAFLPSLPKARLNFDATTIPSFTDGVALEGSIDLENDQAGFADENHIPVKRILGEFIVDDKGTVMIEDIGVDLLKDGSIDVSGSIDTAQDQLKLALGINNTGADDFVRQNIAGRLNGSIDVKGETSSPVVNWNLDSGFARTDGMLFLQTDKQLGQRTLKLDKVRLVPQNGGELNAKGSLELFKDRKLQLDIVSKAFNPARIDPQLPQGSVNGNINLTGILAQEKFAGKMQFAPSTLNGVPLSGKADVAYENKHLARALTDLTLGNNIVKTNGSFGKKGDHLNLNITAPDLSRFGFGLGGLLNARGYISGSFSDGLKTLEADLNGEARNFKVADTVNIRTLDFKLKGSPDTNRPLSADIKGEHIAVSGGAALIDNVNLLISGTGSHHHIRGNSSMAVDNKRYKLDLDATGGLNKDQTQWKGTVDTLDINGAFNLKLQNRLNLEAGSERVSLSSARWAAMGGNLNLQNFVWDKKAGITSKGSAQNLHITELHNFYTPPIEHNLVLGGDWDLAYSQNARGFLNINRQSGDIILPSKDPKNKQPLGLSALALRTRFQNGRIDSTLEGNTRFGKVDGTLGIAQQFGNNINNAPVSGKVNISVPDLGSLKSFMPATAQGIAGRLNATATIGGRLGSPTVNSNLDLQTNYGRADGTVNIGQGTSFDTAPLSGKLNLNVANLEVFRNFLPVGQTLKGRLNAAVNLAGRLNDPQLSGLINGDNLYYRHQTQGLILDNGVLRSRLQGQKWVIDSLKFHRGGTIELKGAVNLANANPDVDVDIVFDKYRTLSRPNRQLQLSGAAKVLYNPEKGVSLNGTLNTDYGRFGSQKSSMPTLDDDVVVLGETKKEATATTPINMNLVLNINDNVRFVGYGADVTIGGKLAITSRPGEAVQGVGTVRVVKGRYKAYGQDLDITKGSVSFVGPLTNPNLNIRAERRLSPVGAGVEVLGSLNNPRVTLVAKEAMSEKDKLSWLILNRASSGSDGDNATLSAAASALLAGQVNDRIGLVDDLGFTSKRSRNAQTGELNPAEQVLTVGKQLTNNLYAGYEYGISSAEQSVKLVYQLTRAIQAVARIGTRSSGGELKYTIRFDNWFGKDEPEPEEQH
- a CDS encoding sigma-70 family RNA polymerase sigma factor, yielding MALPELTDAELAESRKLLLRFAHIQLPDRPDLAEDLVQETMLSAYRAAEGFKGDAQVSSWLFAILKNKITDCLRQIGRQRQVFVTRDEEALDEAFEGHFAADGHWTDEGQPQGWDSPEASLNNKEFYQVLQTCLYHLPENTARVFTMKEILGFSSDEIREQCGISHANYHTIMHRARETLRQCLQIKWFSHA
- a CDS encoding HvfC family RiPP maturation protein, which codes for MQPETSAQYQHRFAKAIREGKAADGLPRERLNVYIRLIRNNIHSFIDRCYTETLQYFDSEEWGRLKEGFVRDACAQTPYFQEIPGEFLRYCQSLPLSDDLLALMDFEHTQLLAETAQTDSEASPADSDDLAYTLSPAAFVRRYQYDVTDELQEAETAVLVWRDKEDDVMYQTLDDFDALLLETLAETPTSLNGLQTMLAEFMPSENVWQDALRQKWAEWLEQGILVAA
- a CDS encoding HvfB family MNIO-type RiPP peptide maturase; protein product: MIQHAGLGYRRDLAEDFLSLSDDSPIRFIEAAPENWLKMGGRARKQFDRVAERLPLALHGLSMSLGGQAPLDTDLIDGIKEMMRRYDCTFFSDHLSYCHDGGHLYDLLPLPFTEEMVQHTARRIREVQDRLGCRIAVENTSYYLHSPLAEMNEVEFLNAVAREADCGIHLDVNNIYVNAVNHGLLSPEAFLENVDAERVCYIHIAGHDVETPELLIDTHGAAVLPTVWDLLELAYAKLPTIPPTLLERDFNFPPFAELEAEVAKIADYQMRAGKEYRRAA
- a CDS encoding HvfX family Cu-binding RiPP maturation protein encodes the protein MNTSSNPSWQAAFGLLTLRLFAAYEFLESGLEKWNGENWFAEINSQFPFPFNLLSDTVNWNLAMWAELVLPALLIVGLATRLSALGLMVVTAVAWSAVHAGLGYNVCDNGYKIALIYLVVLFPVLLQGAGRLSLDALLKKRCCRIKHFL